The genomic DNA GTTCCAGGTCGGCCATGGGCAACCCTTCCTCGATGATGTAGCCGCAGGTGATGTAGCGCGGCACCGCGCCCATCATGGCCACGTCATTGACCGTGCCGTGCACGGCCAGGGAGCCGATGTCGCCGCCCGGAAAGAAGATCGGGTCCACCGTAAAGGAGTCGGTGGACATGGCGATCCGGCCGGACAGGTTGAGCACGGCCGCGTCGTTGAGGCGGTCCAATTCGTCGTTGCCGAGATATTTCAGAAAGAGTTCGGAAATGAGGCGCTGGGATGCGCGGCCGCCGCTGCCATAGTCGAGAAGAACCTTGTCAGACATAGCTAATCCAGTTTGTATTTGTAGTACGCCGCGCACGAGCCTTCGGTGGAGACCATGCACGGTCCCACCGGATTGGCCGGGGTGCAGGCCTTGCCGAACAGCGGACACTGATCGGGCTGCTTGATGCCCTTGAGGATGTCGCCGCACTTGCAGCCGGGCAGGGACGGGCCGTCCTTGATCTCGATGCCGAACTGCTTCTTGGCGTCGAAAGCCTCCCACTCGGGCCGGATTTCCAGGCCCGAGCCGGGGATCAGGCCCAGGCCGCGCCACAGGGCGTCGCAGGGCTCGAAAACCTCGTACATGATCGAAAGCGCTTTGGGATTGCCGTGCTCGCCCACGATCCGCGTGTAGTTGTTGGCCACGTGGGCCTCGCCCCGGTTGCGCCACTCGATCATCTGATTCAGGGACTGGAGGATGTCCAGGGGCTCGAACCCGGTGACCACGGCGGACTTGGCGTAGTTCTCGGCGATGAACGCGTAGGGCTCCACGCCGATAATGGCCGACACGTGGCCGGGCAGGATGAAGCCGTCGATATTGATGGCCTCGTCCGACAACAGCGCGTCCAGCGCGGTGGGCACGGTTTTGTGGAAACAGAGGATGCGCAGGTTGTCGATGGACTGTTCGCGGGCCATCTTCATGGTCGCGGCGATGGTCGGAGCCGTGGTCTCGAAGCCCACGCCGATGAAGACCACCAGGTCGCCGGGATGC from Desulfovibrio sp. Huiquan2017 includes the following:
- the hypE gene encoding hydrogenase expression/formation protein HypE yields the protein MSDKVLLDYGSGGRASQRLISELFLKYLGNDELDRLNDAAVLNLSGRIAMSTDSFTVDPIFFPGGDIGSLAVHGTVNDVAMMGAVPRYITCGYIIEEGLPMADLERIVKSMGEAARHAGVKVVTGDTKVVPKGACDKIFINTTGIGEVIADPAPSGDAARKGDAVLVSGTMGDHGLTVLGTREG
- the hypD gene encoding hydrogenase formation protein HypD, producing the protein SFELLEKFRDPDLCRKILDKMESELDRELRFMEVCGTHTVAIFQSGLRSLLPEKIVHLSGPGCPVCVTHESEVNAFLDLAGHDGVIMATFGDLMRVPGDKGRNLKKAVADGARVKVVYSPFDTLKLAREHPGDLVVFIGVGFETTAPTIAATMKMAREQSIDNLRILCFHKTVPTALDALLSDEAINIDGFILPGHVSAIIGVEPYAFIAENYAKSAVVTGFEPLDILQSLNQMIEWRNRGEAHVANNYTRIVGEHGNPKALSIMYEVFEPCDALWRGLGLIPGSGLEIRPEWEAFDAKKQFGIEIKDGPSLPGCKCGDILKGIKQPDQCPLFGKACTPANPVGPCMVSTEGSCAAYYKYKLD